In Candidatus Obscuribacterales bacterium, a single window of DNA contains:
- a CDS encoding ABC transporter permease: protein MNAINAVMTIALNTLRETVRDRVLYAFLLFAFILTLAGIVLGSLSVGQNLRILVDLGLATISVFGGIIAIFVGTALVYKEIEKRTIYLIVTKPIKRWQFVLGKFLGLAICLLIVTILMGSFLVALAWYMSPDQKINFDLIYSLPLIYLELLFITAIATFFSTFATPMMSVVFTLGAWLIGHLGQSLLALAQITDSASTKLILKTAYWVMPDLAKLTLVRSDLTSGVNPGSELITYLVAYIMAYIVLLLALSTLITERREFS from the coding sequence ATGAACGCCATTAACGCCGTTATGACAATTGCTCTAAACACACTGCGTGAAACGGTGCGCGATCGTGTACTTTATGCATTTTTGCTGTTTGCCTTTATTTTGACCTTGGCAGGAATTGTCCTGGGAAGTTTATCAGTCGGGCAGAACCTGCGCATTCTTGTAGATCTGGGGCTTGCCACCATTTCCGTTTTTGGTGGCATTATTGCAATTTTTGTCGGCACTGCGCTTGTCTATAAGGAAATTGAAAAACGCACCATCTACCTAATTGTCACCAAACCGATCAAACGTTGGCAATTTGTCTTGGGGAAATTTCTTGGTCTGGCAATTTGTCTTTTAATCGTGACCATTCTTATGGGCAGCTTTCTTGTGGCATTAGCTTGGTACATGTCGCCTGATCAGAAGATCAATTTCGATTTAATCTATTCGCTGCCGCTTATTTATTTGGAATTGCTGTTCATAACGGCAATAGCAACATTCTTCTCAACTTTTGCCACCCCAATGATGAGTGTTGTATTTACACTAGGCGCCTGGTTGATAGGACATCTGGGACAGTCACTGCTTGCTCTGGCCCAGATTACAGACTCAGCCTCGACAAAGCTCATTCTAAAAACTGCCTATTGGGTCATGCCCGATCTGGCAAAACTAACTCTAGTACGCTCGGATTTAACAAGTGGTGTCAATCCCGGTTCTGAATTGATTACTTATCTGGTTGCCTATATCATGGCCTATATAGTTTTACTGCTTGCTCTGTCAACACTTATTACCGAACGACGCGAATTTTCCTAG
- a CDS encoding ABC transporter ATP-binding protein: protein MTQAVIETVNLGKVHFSNFLRKRFQALDQLSLTIGKGETFGLLGLNGAGKTTTLKLLLGLLRPTSGEVKVLGYDAGDTRALARVGFLPEAPYFYSYLSAQEFLDFSGRLFALPNKQRKERAKELLELVGLTDAAKRPIGKFSKGMMQRLGIAQSLLNDPELIFWDEPTSGLDPIGRRDVRTILHRLKSEGKTIFFNSHLLPDVSEVCDRIGILNRGKLIYQGKVSDITAGGNYLKLEDFFLATIQEAEANHKKGN, encoded by the coding sequence ATGACCCAAGCCGTCATTGAAACAGTCAACTTAGGCAAAGTACACTTCAGCAATTTTTTGAGAAAACGATTTCAGGCTCTAGACCAACTGAGCCTGACAATAGGTAAAGGCGAGACATTTGGCTTGCTCGGACTAAACGGCGCCGGCAAGACAACAACGCTCAAATTACTCCTCGGCCTCTTGCGCCCGACATCCGGCGAAGTAAAAGTTTTGGGATACGACGCAGGCGATACACGAGCACTCGCTCGAGTGGGATTTTTGCCGGAAGCTCCTTATTTCTATTCTTATTTAAGCGCACAAGAATTCCTTGATTTCTCCGGACGTCTATTTGCTTTGCCTAACAAGCAAAGGAAAGAAAGAGCCAAAGAACTTTTAGAACTAGTCGGTCTGACTGATGCGGCCAAAAGGCCAATTGGCAAATTCTCCAAAGGGATGATGCAGCGCCTGGGAATTGCCCAATCTCTTTTGAACGATCCGGAACTTATCTTTTGGGACGAACCGACATCCGGACTTGATCCAATCGGCAGGCGAGATGTGCGGACTATCTTGCACAGACTAAAGAGTGAAGGCAAGACCATATTTTTTAATTCACATCTATTGCCTGATGTAAGCGAAGTCTGTGATCGCATAGGTATTCTCAACAGAGGCAAGCTAATCTACCAAGGCAAGGTTTCCGACATTACTGCCGGTGGCAACTACCTAAAACTAGAGGACTTCTTCCTTGCCACCATTCAAGAAGCGGAAGCAAATCATAAGAAGGGCAACTAA
- a CDS encoding sigma-70 family RNA polymerase sigma factor produces MQEKTQPTPPEEPALEQKVDLGPGSDRSEKDRSHDQIHQWLKVYAETRDPAVRDAVIQAAIPLVKRIAYGLARRSTDPVEDLIQVGSIGLIKAVDQFKPDAGAKFQTYATHLVTGEIRHYLRDRTAMIRAPRELQELSFRINRLVQNLTLRLGREPTDVEIAGELQIPVSRVNEAYEVDRRRTMISLDQALTGDAGNEQSLVDTLVDGKYQNLQIAKEDRFMLGEAIKQLRDGLREVVELTFYEDLSQTEVARRLGISQMQVSRRLRAATSELYKIITQSKKGASQKNNHDPSRH; encoded by the coding sequence TTGCAAGAAAAAACGCAGCCAACGCCGCCGGAAGAACCGGCACTCGAGCAGAAAGTAGACCTCGGACCGGGGTCTGATAGGTCCGAAAAGGACAGAAGCCACGATCAAATTCATCAGTGGCTGAAAGTCTATGCCGAGACAAGGGATCCAGCTGTACGTGATGCTGTCATCCAGGCGGCAATTCCGCTTGTTAAGCGTATTGCCTACGGCTTAGCCCGCCGTTCGACTGACCCTGTCGAGGATTTGATTCAAGTGGGCTCAATTGGGCTTATCAAGGCTGTGGACCAGTTTAAGCCTGATGCCGGAGCTAAGTTTCAGACTTATGCTACCCACTTAGTAACAGGCGAAATACGCCACTATTTAAGAGACCGGACGGCAATGATCCGTGCTCCCAGAGAATTGCAGGAATTGTCCTTCCGCATCAACCGTTTGGTGCAAAACCTGACATTGCGCCTGGGCAGAGAGCCCACCGATGTGGAAATTGCCGGCGAGCTGCAAATCCCGGTATCGCGCGTTAACGAAGCCTATGAGGTAGACAGACGCCGTACGATGATTTCCCTTGACCAAGCCTTAACAGGAGATGCCGGCAACGAGCAGTCTCTTGTTGACACCTTGGTTGACGGCAAATACCAGAATTTGCAAATAGCCAAAGAAGACCGTTTCATGCTGGGCGAAGCTATCAAGCAATTGCGCGATGGTTTGCGTGAGGTTGTTGAGTTGACTTTCTATGAGGACTTGAGCCAAACTGAAGTCGCTCGCCGCCTAGGGATATCTCAAATGCAAGTTTCCAGAAGACTGAGAGCAGCAACAAGCGAGCTGTACAAGATAATCACCCAAAGCAAGAAGGGCGCCAGCCAAAAGAACAACCATGACCCAAGCCGTCATTGA
- a CDS encoding type II secretion system F family protein — MVEFIYRVRDRTGRVLEATAQAESPSALRARLASRGMSVVEIRAKKTSDAAAKPQDVAADAIFEAAKKTFGTQGASSPIMTQVVALLQPRVGLKDLVVFSRQFASMVKAGVAILRGLSVMVEQCENKKMKATLESVRKSVEQGLSLSDAMAHHPDVFDRLFVAMIRAGETGGILDEVLARLAEFQESASRLTQKVQSAMYYPIAVLLVALLVLWGMLTFILPIFSKMFTEMGAELPAFTQLLLSLSDFVRSIWMLILFLATLGAGAGIAKWYQTEDGRYKIDAFLLTLPIFGDLLKKVAIARFSRTFGTLIHSGVPMLSSLEVVKETAGNAVIMRSIENVHNEVRQGGTVSKPLSRDPIFPPMVTQMVAIGEETGRMDEMLEKIADFYDVEVENSVEALTSLLEPIMVVGIGGIVGAVVIGMYLPIFTIINQVK, encoded by the coding sequence TTGGTCGAATTCATATACAGAGTTAGAGACAGAACAGGGCGGGTTTTGGAAGCCACAGCACAGGCCGAATCACCGTCGGCCTTGCGTGCGCGTTTGGCCAGTCGCGGCATGAGTGTTGTTGAGATACGCGCAAAAAAGACATCGGATGCGGCAGCAAAACCCCAGGACGTTGCAGCGGACGCAATTTTTGAAGCCGCTAAAAAGACATTTGGTACTCAGGGCGCATCAAGCCCGATAATGACTCAAGTTGTAGCGCTTCTACAGCCACGAGTCGGACTTAAGGATCTTGTTGTATTTTCACGCCAATTTGCCTCAATGGTGAAAGCGGGTGTAGCTATTCTGCGCGGGCTGTCCGTCATGGTCGAGCAATGCGAAAACAAAAAAATGAAAGCCACTCTTGAATCTGTGCGTAAATCCGTTGAACAAGGTCTTTCTTTATCCGATGCCATGGCCCACCACCCAGATGTGTTTGACCGGCTTTTCGTGGCAATGATTCGCGCCGGCGAAACAGGCGGTATTCTCGATGAAGTTCTCGCTCGATTAGCCGAATTTCAGGAGTCTGCGTCAAGACTTACGCAGAAGGTACAATCAGCAATGTATTATCCAATTGCTGTATTGCTGGTTGCTCTACTGGTTTTGTGGGGCATGCTTACGTTCATTCTGCCTATTTTTTCCAAGATGTTTACGGAAATGGGCGCAGAGTTGCCTGCGTTCACCCAGCTGCTTTTGTCCTTATCGGACTTTGTTCGATCCATATGGATGCTAATTCTATTTCTGGCTACTTTAGGAGCTGGTGCCGGTATTGCTAAGTGGTATCAGACTGAAGACGGCCGCTACAAAATTGATGCTTTTCTCCTGACGCTGCCTATATTCGGCGATCTTTTAAAGAAGGTGGCTATCGCTCGTTTTTCTCGCACATTCGGCACATTAATTCACTCAGGCGTCCCAATGCTCTCTTCGCTGGAAGTAGTTAAGGAGACGGCCGGAAATGCTGTAATAATGCGCTCCATTGAAAACGTACACAACGAAGTACGACAGGGTGGAACGGTTTCCAAACCCCTTTCCAGAGATCCAATCTTTCCACCCATGGTCACACAGATGGTTGCCATTGGTGAAGAAACCGGTCGTATGGATGAGATGCTGGAAAAAATCGCCGACTTTTACGATGTTGAGGTCGAAAACTCGGTAGAAGCCCTTACCTCTTTGCTTGAGCCAATCATGGTTGTAGGCATTGGCGGAATCGTAGGCGCTGTCGTTATCGGCATGTACCTGCCCATCTTCACCATTATCAACCAGGTTAAATAA
- a CDS encoding type IV pilus twitching motility protein PilT — protein sequence MSIEMQEILQVVYDRGASDLHVKVGQPPIIRVSGKLIRTQFDPLTKEDTQRLIFSIINQEQRKTLEQTYELDCSYGLEGLGRWRVNAYRDRGSYAAALRTIVAKVPNMNELGLPPLIKEIVHKPRGIVLVTGPTGSGKSTTLASMIDWINENRCEHILTIEDPIEFIHGNKQSVVSQRELGNDTRSFGNALRAALREDPDVILVGEMRDLETIQLALTAAETGHLVFGTLHTSSAAQTIDRIIDVFPPAQQEQVRVMLSGSLVAVLSQTLLPKLQQTQGGTNLTKGRVLALEILVNTPAIANLIREAKTAQIYSAIQTGGAHGMQTLESCLANLCKTGQVSLEDALTKSSHPEDLQRLLAGTQYAGAGGRR from the coding sequence ATGTCCATAGAAATGCAAGAGATACTGCAAGTGGTTTATGACCGCGGAGCTTCCGACTTACACGTTAAGGTTGGTCAGCCTCCTATTATTCGTGTCTCCGGCAAACTCATTCGCACACAGTTCGATCCATTAACAAAAGAAGATACGCAGCGGCTAATTTTCTCGATTATCAACCAAGAACAACGCAAGACTCTGGAGCAGACCTACGAGTTAGACTGCAGCTATGGTCTTGAAGGACTTGGACGTTGGCGTGTTAATGCTTATAGAGATAGGGGTTCTTATGCGGCAGCTTTGCGTACAATTGTCGCCAAAGTTCCTAATATGAATGAACTCGGACTGCCCCCACTAATTAAAGAAATTGTCCATAAGCCTCGCGGAATTGTATTGGTAACAGGACCAACAGGCTCTGGTAAATCTACAACTCTGGCATCGATGATTGACTGGATCAATGAAAACCGTTGCGAGCACATCCTAACTATTGAAGATCCAATTGAATTCATTCACGGCAACAAACAATCAGTTGTTTCCCAGCGCGAACTGGGCAACGACACAAGGAGTTTCGGCAATGCCTTAAGAGCTGCCTTACGTGAAGATCCCGATGTAATTCTTGTAGGTGAAATGCGCGATTTGGAAACTATTCAACTAGCGCTGACAGCCGCTGAAACAGGTCACCTTGTCTTTGGCACCTTGCACACATCCTCAGCTGCACAAACAATTGACCGAATTATCGACGTGTTTCCTCCAGCACAACAAGAGCAGGTGCGCGTGATGCTCTCAGGATCATTAGTGGCAGTATTGAGCCAGACTCTTCTTCCCAAGCTGCAACAGACCCAAGGTGGCACCAACTTGACCAAAGGTCGGGTACTCGCTCTGGAAATCCTTGTTAATACTCCTGCCATTGCCAACCTAATTCGTGAAGCAAAGACAGCTCAAATCTATTCTGCAATCCAAACAGGCGGCGCTCACGGCATGCAAACGCTTGAATCATGTCTTGCCAATTTATGTAAAACAGGACAGGTTTCATTGGAAGACGCTCTGACCAAATCCTCGCATCCGGAGGATTTACAGCGCCTACTTGCCGGTACACAATATGCAGGTGCGGGTGGGCGACGTTGA
- the tadA gene encoding Flp pilus assembly complex ATPase component TadA — MALIKKEIGELLVENGLITDEELKLVQAERARTGDPLTVILSRMGLAGESHLKNALELQYGVPYVALAKVEADEELMTLLPDGIMRQHQLVPVSRQGNRLTIAMVNPNNLLALDDIKYRLKGFQVSPLVCTEDDFQSFMETMYARREAELFVSPEEQERQFIEGDVDLSTLDTIDTDLDMSINEIDLARSAEDAPIIYLANQIIAKAIKQKCSDIHAEPQEEDMIIRYRLDGVLYVDRKLPKAIISALVSRFKVMSSLDIAERRVPQDGRIRVRFANKDIDFRVSTVPGRYGEKVVMRILDSSNVQLSLDKLITDSDSLGHIREMIRKPFGIIFVTGPTGSGKSTSLYSALAELNSPGVNIVTAEDPIEYEMIGINQTQVLREKGLDFSRILRAFLRQDPDVMLVGETRDKETAKVAVEAALTGHLVFTTLHTNDAPSAITRLAEMDIDPFLVASATIGIIAQRLVRKVCAECKTDYVPDRALLEYIGMLDKGQEALADATIKYYRLNVGNNNLPIFYKGVGCDVCNKTGYKGRVGVYEVLRINDEIRELISSGASTAMLRFAAKQSGMIPLKDYSLRLVGEGMTTIDEIIRVTMSDTGGEDKLCPKCRNPIGVDFMKCPFCRVDLKQTCKRCGTFQEAHWSSCPKCGLTTLEAALDGRCECCQANVPGSWHCCPHCQTKRKIVQPVKQVEKPPAKPLEQQSGNEAIAL; from the coding sequence ATGGCCCTTATCAAGAAAGAAATTGGCGAATTACTTGTAGAAAACGGCTTAATTACCGATGAGGAGTTGAAGCTCGTACAAGCAGAACGCGCCCGCACAGGCGATCCGCTGACCGTCATTCTTTCACGAATGGGACTAGCTGGTGAAAGCCACCTAAAAAATGCACTCGAGTTACAGTATGGCGTGCCCTATGTAGCGCTGGCTAAAGTTGAAGCGGACGAGGAGCTTATGACTCTGTTGCCCGACGGCATCATGCGCCAGCACCAACTTGTGCCTGTGTCCCGCCAAGGTAATAGATTGACCATTGCCATGGTCAATCCCAATAATCTCCTAGCTCTAGACGACATCAAATACAGACTAAAGGGCTTCCAAGTAAGTCCACTTGTCTGCACCGAAGATGATTTCCAAAGCTTTATGGAAACCATGTACGCTCGTCGAGAAGCTGAGCTTTTCGTATCTCCGGAAGAGCAAGAGCGTCAGTTCATCGAGGGTGATGTAGATTTATCCACACTGGATACAATCGACACCGATCTCGATATGAGCATCAACGAGATTGACCTTGCACGTTCTGCTGAAGATGCTCCAATTATTTATCTAGCTAATCAAATTATTGCTAAAGCGATTAAGCAAAAATGCTCCGATATTCACGCGGAGCCCCAAGAAGAAGATATGATTATTCGCTATCGTCTAGATGGTGTGCTTTACGTAGATCGCAAACTACCAAAGGCAATTATCTCCGCTCTTGTATCCCGCTTCAAAGTGATGTCATCTCTGGATATTGCGGAAAGGCGCGTGCCGCAGGACGGTCGCATCAGAGTGCGCTTCGCCAACAAAGATATCGACTTCCGTGTCTCCACCGTACCTGGACGATACGGCGAGAAAGTGGTCATGCGTATTTTGGATTCTTCCAACGTGCAATTGTCGTTGGACAAACTAATTACCGACAGCGATTCTTTGGGTCACATACGCGAAATGATTCGCAAACCATTCGGCATTATCTTTGTTACAGGTCCAACCGGTTCCGGAAAGAGTACATCACTCTATTCAGCACTGGCGGAATTGAACTCGCCTGGAGTCAATATCGTAACAGCCGAAGATCCAATTGAATATGAAATGATTGGCATCAACCAGACTCAAGTATTGAGAGAAAAAGGACTGGATTTTTCCCGTATTTTGAGAGCCTTCCTCCGTCAAGATCCCGACGTCATGCTCGTCGGTGAAACGCGCGACAAAGAAACAGCCAAGGTAGCCGTGGAAGCAGCTCTTACAGGTCACCTTGTTTTCACCACGCTTCACACCAACGATGCGCCTTCCGCAATTACACGTCTAGCAGAAATGGATATCGATCCTTTCCTTGTGGCATCTGCAACTATCGGCATTATTGCTCAACGCCTGGTAAGAAAAGTTTGCGCTGAATGTAAAACCGACTACGTTCCTGATAGAGCGTTGTTAGAATATATCGGCATGCTCGACAAAGGGCAGGAGGCATTGGCAGATGCAACGATAAAGTACTATCGCCTGAATGTCGGCAACAACAATTTGCCTATCTTTTATAAAGGTGTCGGCTGTGACGTTTGCAACAAGACCGGCTACAAAGGTCGCGTTGGTGTTTATGAAGTCTTACGTATCAATGACGAAATTCGCGAGCTAATCTCGTCAGGAGCCTCAACTGCCATGCTCAGATTTGCAGCAAAGCAATCAGGCATGATACCGCTGAAAGACTACAGCTTACGTCTGGTCGGTGAAGGAATGACGACAATTGATGAAATCATTCGTGTGACAATGTCCGACACCGGCGGCGAAGACAAATTATGTCCGAAATGCCGCAACCCAATAGGCGTCGACTTCATGAAGTGTCCGTTCTGTCGCGTCGACCTAAAACAAACCTGCAAACGATGTGGCACCTTCCAAGAAGCACACTGGTCAAGCTGTCCCAAATGCGGACTGACAACACTCGAGGCGGCGTTAGATGGCAGGTGTGAATGCTGCCAGGCAAATGTACCTGGGTCGTGGCATTGCTGCCCGCATTGCCAGACAAAAAGAAAAATCGTTCAGCCGGTGAAGCAGGTAGAAAAACCACCGGCAAAACCATTGGAACAACAATCGGGGAATGAGGCTATAGCCCTCTAG
- the tadA gene encoding Flp pilus assembly complex ATPase component TadA, whose amino-acid sequence MALVKKEFGDLLVDNGLITDEELQKAQEERARTGEPLSMVLAKMGLVTENHLKTALELKYGVTYVALANSTPDDDTLGMLPESIMRKFQVAPIGKEGDRLLLAMVNPNNLVALDDIKYRLQGLHIKPMVCTEDDFQYFMETCYGKFMSKAGPGEHEEAQQAYLDQEVDLTSALSIINEQKQEFSEIEMAKQAADEPIVLLANQILAKAIKMRYSDIHIEPQEKQIVVRYRLDGVLFIDRKLPKAVLGPLISRFKIMSSLDIAERRVPQDGRMRLRFSGRDTDFRVSTLPVKHGEKVVMRLLDKSNTALQLDKLVSDKESLDEIKDMINKPYGIIFVCGPTGSGKTTSLYAALAERNSKEINILTVEDPIEYDMKGITQVQVLREKGVDFARVLRAFLRQDPDVMLVGETRDKETAKIAVEAALTGHLVFTTLHTNDAPSAITRLSEMSIDPYLVAAATIGVVAQRLVRRVCTDCIEEYVPEKSVLEYLGLMEKHHDRVAEATVNYYRLKINDDGMPIFYKGKGCNTCQNTGYKGRSGVYEIMRLSDELRQLIASGANLSHVRFAAKQNGMIPLKDYSIRLVAQGVTSVDEVIRVTMSDTTGQDKLCPTCHNPIGDDFVKCPFCQYDLKQTCQRCGAFQEASWESCAQCGFSKDDASCETSCRTCQAEVSEILDTCPYCQTAKNGR is encoded by the coding sequence ATGGCCCTTGTCAAAAAGGAATTTGGCGACCTTCTCGTCGACAACGGGCTAATCACCGACGAGGAGTTACAAAAGGCCCAAGAAGAGCGCGCCCGTACAGGGGAGCCGCTCTCCATGGTACTGGCCAAAATGGGGTTGGTTACAGAAAACCACCTCAAGACCGCCCTGGAACTCAAATACGGCGTCACCTATGTCGCATTAGCTAACAGCACACCGGATGATGACACCCTTGGCATGCTGCCTGAAAGCATCATGCGTAAATTCCAAGTCGCCCCCATTGGCAAAGAGGGCGATAGGCTCCTGTTGGCGATGGTAAATCCTAACAACTTGGTGGCGCTCGATGACATCAAATACAGACTGCAAGGTTTGCATATCAAACCAATGGTCTGCACCGAAGATGACTTCCAATATTTCATGGAGACTTGCTATGGCAAGTTCATGTCTAAAGCCGGCCCGGGCGAACACGAGGAAGCTCAGCAAGCGTATTTAGATCAAGAAGTCGACTTAACCTCAGCCTTGTCCATCATCAACGAACAGAAGCAAGAATTTTCTGAAATTGAGATGGCCAAGCAGGCGGCTGACGAGCCAATTGTTCTTCTGGCAAACCAGATATTGGCTAAAGCAATTAAGATGCGCTATTCCGATATCCACATCGAGCCGCAAGAAAAACAAATTGTCGTTCGTTATCGTTTAGACGGCGTCCTGTTCATTGACCGCAAATTACCAAAGGCGGTTTTAGGTCCATTAATCTCACGCTTTAAGATCATGAGCAGCCTTGATATTGCCGAAAGACGCGTGCCGCAAGACGGACGTATGCGCTTAAGATTCTCCGGACGCGATACGGACTTCCGTGTCTCTACGCTTCCTGTAAAACACGGCGAGAAGGTCGTGATGAGACTTCTCGATAAAAGCAATACGGCACTGCAATTGGACAAGCTTGTTTCCGACAAGGAAAGCCTCGACGAAATAAAAGACATGATAAATAAGCCATATGGCATTATCTTTGTCTGCGGTCCGACAGGTTCCGGAAAAACGACTAGTCTTTATGCGGCTCTTGCCGAGCGCAACTCGAAAGAGATAAATATCCTCACTGTCGAAGACCCGATTGAATATGACATGAAGGGCATTACACAAGTGCAAGTACTGCGCGAAAAAGGCGTGGATTTTGCTCGCGTGCTGAGAGCATTTCTGCGCCAAGATCCAGACGTTATGCTCGTTGGAGAAACACGCGATAAAGAAACAGCCAAAATAGCTGTTGAAGCAGCTCTAACCGGTCACCTTGTATTTACCACGCTCCACACAAACGATGCACCATCAGCAATTACAAGATTGTCCGAAATGTCAATTGACCCATATCTGGTGGCGGCAGCCACAATCGGGGTTGTTGCCCAGCGATTGGTAAGACGAGTTTGCACTGACTGCATCGAAGAATATGTACCGGAAAAATCCGTGCTCGAATATTTAGGTCTTATGGAAAAGCACCATGACAGAGTCGCCGAAGCAACGGTCAATTACTATCGCCTGAAAATAAATGATGACGGCATGCCCATATTTTACAAAGGCAAAGGCTGCAATACCTGCCAGAACACCGGCTACAAAGGACGTTCCGGAGTTTACGAAATCATGCGACTATCGGATGAATTGCGTCAGCTAATTGCTTCCGGCGCCAATTTATCCCATGTTCGATTTGCCGCCAAGCAAAACGGCATGATACCACTCAAAGACTACAGCATACGTCTGGTTGCACAAGGAGTGACAAGTGTCGACGAAGTCATACGTGTAACGATGTCCGACACCACAGGACAAGACAAACTCTGTCCCACCTGTCACAACCCCATCGGCGATGATTTTGTTAAGTGTCCGTTCTGTCAATATGACTTGAAACAAACTTGCCAACGATGCGGCGCCTTCCAAGAAGCGTCCTGGGAAAGTTGTGCTCAGTGCGGATTTTCCAAAGACGATGCGTCATGTGAAACCTCTTGCCGGACATGCCAGGCGGAAGTCAGCGAAATTTTGGACACTTGTCCCTACTGTCAAACGGCAAAAAATGGGAGGTAA
- a CDS encoding glycosyltransferase family 39 protein, whose translation MLRKDVQTLVLILILAFGLRLSGLGFESLWLDECYQTLIETYGHEAPDFASVSDTPYLFQFRDLVDTAALMKNFSKVDSVCPPLYAVILNKWLQVFGGSDIEIRFLSCFTSLLALAAVYVVSRSIFNTQTAIFAGLLMAVSPFDIGYAQEARMYSLVELASVVSFGSLIIICRWKDSKLPILPWAFYVTFTWALLNSHYTALFIAFAGGLWGLIEIIRKRSLRLFLTLCAGWLAVAILWLPWLPFLFKAISARKGSLYVAREFSWSWPLYALFCKIPINWLSYICGRRVAVIPLYATAASFLLLALRKTLAKSEQLNSFLALWFWVLVPALCIWLTDVVQSNRIIEVSRYLIGTAPAMYILCGAGLASVSKHYKFWLYVLVCHSVLAMANNTYQHIVPQKEPWRQMAQMVESKVADDMLFVCQPYDIVCLDRYLHSPRKQIGLSTAMNEETVSKTVGKYNRFWLLTALDGEAIITRMPKNLAVKQEFKLGRGLNLRLYEVTKQ comes from the coding sequence GTGCTCCGCAAAGACGTCCAGACCCTAGTTTTGATCCTCATCTTGGCTTTTGGCTTGCGCCTATCCGGCTTGGGCTTTGAGAGTCTTTGGCTGGATGAGTGTTATCAAACGCTGATTGAGACCTATGGGCATGAGGCTCCTGATTTTGCCTCAGTAAGCGATACGCCGTATCTCTTTCAATTCAGAGACTTAGTTGATACCGCCGCGCTTATGAAGAACTTTTCCAAGGTGGATTCGGTTTGCCCGCCTTTATACGCGGTAATCCTCAATAAGTGGCTGCAAGTCTTCGGTGGTTCTGATATTGAAATTCGGTTTTTATCTTGTTTTACTTCCCTTTTGGCGCTGGCAGCCGTTTATGTCGTAAGCCGAAGTATATTCAATACTCAGACCGCAATATTTGCCGGACTGCTGATGGCTGTTTCGCCATTTGATATCGGCTATGCACAGGAAGCGCGCATGTATAGCCTTGTTGAACTTGCCTCTGTTGTTTCGTTTGGCAGTTTGATTATTATATGCCGCTGGAAGGATTCTAAGCTGCCCATTTTGCCTTGGGCATTTTATGTGACTTTTACTTGGGCACTACTTAATAGCCACTACACTGCACTGTTTATTGCTTTTGCCGGCGGTTTGTGGGGCCTCATAGAAATAATCCGAAAGCGCAGTCTCAGACTTTTCTTGACTCTTTGCGCCGGCTGGCTGGCAGTTGCAATCTTATGGCTGCCTTGGTTGCCCTTTCTTTTCAAAGCGATTAGTGCTCGCAAGGGCTCGCTCTATGTAGCTAGGGAATTTTCCTGGTCTTGGCCTTTGTATGCGTTGTTTTGCAAGATACCTATCAATTGGTTGTCTTATATATGCGGGCGGCGCGTTGCAGTGATACCGCTCTATGCCACTGCCGCCTCGTTTTTATTGTTGGCGCTGAGAAAGACATTGGCTAAATCAGAGCAGTTAAATTCATTTCTAGCACTTTGGTTTTGGGTGCTGGTGCCGGCTTTGTGTATTTGGTTAACCGATGTTGTACAAAGTAATCGCATTATAGAAGTCTCTCGCTACTTGATTGGTACCGCTCCGGCAATGTACATACTGTGTGGTGCGGGATTAGCTTCCGTCAGCAAGCACTACAAGTTTTGGTTGTATGTGCTCGTATGCCACAGCGTGTTGGCAATGGCTAATAACACTTACCAACACATTGTCCCTCAAAAGGAACCATGGAGACAAATGGCTCAAATGGTGGAGTCCAAGGTCGCAGACGATATGCTCTTTGTTTGCCAGCCCTACGACATTGTTTGTTTGGATAGATATCTGCACAGTCCGCGCAAGCAAATTGGTCTTAGCACCGCCATGAATGAGGAAACCGTGTCGAAGACCGTCGGCAAATACAACAGGTTTTGGCTGTTAACAGCTTTGGATGGCGAAGCAATTATTACGCGCATGCCCAAAAACCTTGCTGTAAAGCAAGAATTTAAACTTGGGCGGGGACTGAATTTGCGTTTGTATGAGGTTACGAAACAGTAG